One stretch of Juglans microcarpa x Juglans regia isolate MS1-56 chromosome 3D, Jm3101_v1.0, whole genome shotgun sequence DNA includes these proteins:
- the LOC121253869 gene encoding receptor-like protein EIX2 — protein sequence MRASYLQFLLLLLGLLSCNATKLGFSFDLHDSKVRCIEEERQALLQFKQHLVDRSQWLSSWDSGEDCCKWEGIKCSKKTGHVVTLHLRSDWWYVEPATKHLEGEISSSLLGLQYLTYLDLSFNNFPGEPFPNFVGSLTKLRYLNLSRTYIAGTIPQQLGNLSGLISLDLSGNMDLIELHNLDWLIHLSSLTHLDMSFVNLSQVLNWQNKVSMLPTLTDLSLSFCSLSTTIPPFLSNANSSSQLLFLDLSFNDYLNCSIFPWLFNSTTSLVGLDLSYSGLRCSIPDTFGSMDSLCSLDLDSNSFDGGIPKSIWNLCNLNSLSLTNNNLSGHLYNGFMSNVSGCLGSSLKVLLLDENRFTGPLPESIGNFSNLEILNLQQNKFTGPLPKSIGNLYNLKALRLQQNNFTGPLPESISNLSNLEVLNAADNSLEGVISEVHFSNLFKLRKLYLGSNSLNLSLNNDWVPPFQLDIMLLSSCTMGPTFPKWLRSQKNLSRLDISHAQISDSVPAWFWDFTPGLESLCLSHNKLHGELPDLSSSRQGIFGRIDLSSNIFEGSIPHFNSNVTLLDLSNNRFSGPISFLCDSRVISLTSLILSNNTLSGELPDCWMYFQELAILDLANNNFYGKIPSSMGSLVSVKFLHLSNNRFVGNFPLSLQNCSQLKTIHVGENNLSGKIPSWLGDSLPDLVILILRSNQFYGSLPLTLCHLSNIRLLDLSLNKIEGTIPECINNLTAMSQKESSGLIDYYGFLTYFKDHASFVWKGKESVFQTSLLLAKIIDLSSNILHGKVPEGITSLMELVALNLSRNHLTGLITPKIGLLQHLESLDLSRNQLHGEIPASLSDISFLSHLDLSNNNLSGRIPTGTQLQLLNASAFIGNPELCGPPLPNKCDPGDFHPDYTNSTRAHKTDDIQTNDEDGFITQGFFVATTLGFIVGFWECVVLYC from the exons ATGAGAGCTTCTTATCTCCAATTTCTGCTTCTACTACTTGGACTGTTATCTTGTAATGCAACAAAACTTGGATTTAGTTTTGATTTGCATGATTCTAAAGTCAGGTGCATAGAGGAAGAACGACAAGCACTCCTCCAATTCAAACAACATCTTGTAGATCGTTCCCAATGGCTATCTTCTTGGGACAGTGGTGAAGATTGTTGCAAGTGGGAAGGAATTAAATGCAGCAAAAAAACAGGTCATGTTGTTACGCTTCATCTCCGATCAGATTGGTGGTATGTTGAACCTGCAACTAAACATCTAGAAGGTGAGATAAGCTCTTCATTACTTGGATTGCAATATTTGACTTACCTGGACTTAAG TTTCAACAATTTTCCTGGGGAACCCTTTCCAAATTTCGTTGGTTCGCTCACTAAATTACGATATCTCAATCTTTCAAGAACTTATATTGCTGGAACCATTCCACAACAACTAGGAAATCTCTCGGGCTTGATTTCTCTTGATCTAAGTGGGAATATGGATTTGATTGAGTTACATAATCTCGATTGGCTAATTCATCTTTCATCTTTAACACACTTGGACATGAGCTTTGTAAACCTCAGCCAGGTACTCAATTGGCAAAATAAGGTTAGCATGCTCCCTACTTTGACAGACTTAAGTCTAAGTTTTTGCAGTCTCTCCACAACGATTCCTCCTTTTCTGTCCAATGCTAATTCGTCGTCGCAACTTCTATTCCTTGATCTCTCGTTCAATGATTATCTCAACTGCTCCATATTTCCTTGGTTGTTCAACTCCACTACAAGCCTTGTTGGTCTTGACCTCTCTTATTCTGGGTTACGATGCTCCATTCCAGACACCTTTGGCAGCATGGATTCTCTTTGCAGTCTAGATCTTGATAGCAATAGCTTTGATGGCGGCATTCCAAAATCGATTTGGAATTTATGCAACTTAAACTCATTGTCTCTCACTAATAATAATCTCAGTGGACACCTTTATAATGGATTTATGAGTAATGTGTCTGGTTGTTTGGGAAGCTCTTTGAAGGTTTTGCTATTAGACGAGAATAGATTCACAGGGCCATTGCCTGAGAGCATTGGAAACTTTTCCAATcttgagattttaaatttacaacAGAACAAATTCACGGGGCCATTGCCTAAGAGTATTGGAAACTTGTACAATCTCAAGGCTTTAAGATTACAACAGAATAATTTCACAGGGCCTTTGCCTGAGAGTATTAGTAACTTATCTAATCTAGAGGTCTTGAACGCTGCTGACAATTCTCTTGAAGGGGTGATCTCTGAggttcatttttcaaatctcttcaAATTACGAAAATTATATTTAGGATCAAATTCTCTGAATTTAAGCCTCAACAACGATTGGGTTCCCCCTTTCCAACTGGATATTATGCTTTTGAGTTCTTGCACAATGGGACCAACTTTCCCAAAATGGCTTCGAAGTCAAAAGAATTTATCTAGGCTTGATATATCCCATGCCCAGATTTCTGATAGTGTCCCAGCTTGGTTTTGGGACTTCACACCGGGGCTAGAGTCTTTATGTTTGTCTCACAACAAGCTACATGGGGAATTGCCAGATTTATCATCATCCAGACAAGGTATTTTTGGCAGAATAGATCTCAGCTCCAACATTTTTGAGGGTTCAATAccacattttaattcaaatgtgACATTACTAGACCTATCGAACAATAGGTTTTCTGGGCCAATTTCCTTCTTATGTGACTCGAGAGTGATTTCATTGACCAGCTTAATCCTCTCAAACAATACCCTGTCTGGAGAGCTTCCGGATTGCTGGATGTATTTTCAAGAGTTGGCTATTCTTGACTTGGCCAACAACAACTTCTATGGGAAAATACCTAGCTCGATGGGCTCCTTAGTCTCAgttaaatttttacatttaaGCAACAATAGATTTGTTGGAAACTTTCCACTGTCCCTTCAGAATTGCAGCCAGTTGAAAACCATTCACGTGGGAGAAAATAATTTGTCAGGAAAGATACCTTCGTGGCTAGGTGATAGCCTACCCGATTTGGTTATTCTTATCCTACGATCAAATCAATTTTATGGAAGTTTGCCTTTAACCTTATGTCATCTATCAAATATCCGACTCTTGGATCTTTCTTTGAACAAGATTGAGGGAACTATTCCTGAGTGTATCAACAATTTGACTGCAATGTCTCAGAAAGAGAGTTCAGGCCTAATTGATTACTACGGGTTTCTTACATATTTCAAGGATCATGCATCATTTGTATGGAAAGGAAAGGAGTCTGTGTTCCAAACTTCATTGCTACTTGCAAAGATTATTGATCTTTCAAGCAATATATTACACGGAAAAGTCCCGGAAGGAATTACTAGTCTTATGGAGTTGGTTGCCTTGAATTTATCGAGGAACCATTTAACTGGGTTAATAACTCCGAAGATCGGTCTACTGCAACATTTGGAATCTCTTGATTTATCTAGAAACCAGCTTCATGGTGAAATCCCAGCGAGTCTTTCCGACATTAGTTTTCTTAGTCATTTGGACTTGTCGAATAACAACTTATCGGGCAGGATTCCAACAGGAACTCAACTCCAGTTACTCAATGCTTCTGCCTTTATAGGCAATCCTGAACTATGTGGCCCTCCACTTCCAAACAAGTGTGATCCAGGAGATTTTCATCCAGATTACACAAACAGTACCAGAGCGCACAAGACTGACGACATACAGACAAATGATGAAGATGGTTTTATAACTCAAGGATTTTTTGTTGCTACAACCCTTGGATTCATTGTAGGGTTCTGGGAGTGTGTTGTACTTTATTGCTAA
- the LOC121253871 gene encoding receptor-like protein EIX2, giving the protein MPMSLQNCSELITIDLGANNLYGMVPPWIGNSLPNLVILNLRSNQLYGRLPLNICLLSHIQILDLSLNKIEGTIPECIYNLTAMSRTMDTNSSAIYVYIMGRGSYIEYASLAWKGREFVFKNSLGLVKMIDLSNNKLHGEIPEGITNLTELIALNLSRNNLSGLITPRIGLLRNLQCLDLSRNQLCGEIPMSISNLNFLSQLDLSANNLSGKIPTGTQIQSLDASAFLENPKLCGSPLPNECLEDLHPNYINNQGHKEENDDDGFITKGFYVAASLGFIVGFWGCVAFQC; this is encoded by the coding sequence ATGCCGATGTCCCTTCAGAATTGTAGCGAGTTGATAACCATTGACTTGGGAGCAAATAACTTGTATGGAATGGTACCTCCATGGATTGGTAATAGTCTGCCAAATTTGGTTATTCTTAACCTACGATCTAATCAGCTTTATGGAAGGTTGCCTTTAAACATATGTCTTCTATCACATATTCAAATCTTGGACCTTTCGTTGAACAAGATCGAGGGAACTATTCCAGAATGTATCTACAATTTGACTGCAATGTCTCGTACCATGGATACAAATTCAAGTGCCATATACGTGTATATTATGGGAAGAGGATCTTATATAGAGTATGCATCATTGGCATGGAAAGGAAGAGAGTTTGTGTTCAAAAATTCTTTGGGACTTGTGAAGATGATTGATctttcaaataacaaactacATGGAGAGATTCCAGAAGGAATTACTAATCTTACAGAACTAATTGCCTTGAATTTATCGAGAAACAATTTATCTGGATTAATCACTCCGAGGATCGGTTTGTTGAGAAATTTGCAGTGTCTTGATTTATCTAGAAACCAACTTTGTGGTGAAATCCCAATGAGCATTTCCAACTTAAATTTTCTTAGTCAATTGGACTTGTCCGCCAACAACTTATCAGGCAAAATCCCAACAGGAACTCAAATACAAAGCCTCGATGCTTCTGCATTTTTGGAAAATCCTAAACTATGTGGCTCTCCACTTCCAAACGAGTGTCTAGAAGATCTTCATCCAAATTACATTAACAATCAGGGTCACAAGgaggaaaatgatgatgatggatttATAACTAAAGGATTTTATGTTGCTGCAAGTCTCGGATTCATTGTTGGATTTTGGGGGTGTGTTGCATTTCAGTGCTAA